Part of the Pseudodesulfovibrio hydrargyri genome is shown below.
GCCGCTTGAAGGAGAAGTTCGGCGTGCTGCCGCCGAGGACGAACCGGGAACCGATGACAAAGTTGAAACCGTACTGCTGCAGGCCGATCATCAACGGCAGCAACTCCGGCGAGTGCTGCAGGTCCGCGTCCATCTGCAGGATGAGATCCGGGTCGAGTTCCTTGATCGCATGCGCGAAACCGCGCTTGTACGCCTCGCCCAGCCCCCGCTTTTGCCCTGAAATGACGTGCAGATGCGGATACCGAGCCTGAAGCCCCCTGACGACGCCGGCCGTTCCGTCCGGCGAATTGTCGTCCACAACCAGCACATGGAGTTCATGACTGGGAATCCTGTCCGCCTGCTCGAATATCCGCGGCAGCAGAATCCCGACGTTTTCCGATTCGTTGTAGGTGGGCAGGACGATACAGGCGATTTTCATGGGGGCTCCCTCCAAAATCGGTCCCGGGACACGATATGGAGCAGTATATTTTACGCTTTTTGATACTGAACCAGCAAGCCCCACAAATCAACCCCTATCTGCCCGCCGGAACGGGCGGATCCTATACGCCGTTCGCTCCGCCTCCCGCCACATGTCCGGCATTGCGTCCCAGAACGGGCATGGTCCCCGCACCCGTTCGCCGCGAGGCAAAAAAGAGGAGAGCCCAAACGGGCTCCCCTCATCCATTGCACGCTCGATTCTTGGACTAATAGCGGTAGTGATCGGGCTTGAACGGGCCTTCCACGTCCACGCCGATGTAGTCGGCCTGCTTCTTGGTCAGCTTCTCGAGCTTGACGCCGAGGCGGGCCAGGTGGAGCCGGGCCACTTCCTCGTCCAGCTTCTTGGGCAGGATCATGACCTTGGGCTCATAGTCGTTCTTGGCCAGGTCGATCTGGGCCAGGGCCTGGTTGGTGAAGGAGTTGGACATGACGAAGCTCGGATGGCCGGTGGCGCAGCCGAGGTTGACCAGACGGCCTTCGGCCAGGACAATGATGGACTTGCCGGACGGCATGGTCCACTTGTCCACCTGGGGCTTGACCTCCTTGCGCACGCAGCCCGGGGTCTTCTCCAGGTAGACCATCTCTATCTCGGAGTCGAAGTGGCCGATGTTGCACAGGATGGCCTCGTCCTTCATGGCCTCCATGTGCCGGCCGGTGACCACGTGGTAGTTGCCGGTGCAGGTGACGAAGATGTCGCCGCGGGAGGCGGCGTCGTCCATGGTGGTCACCTCGTAGCCCTCCATGGCGGCCTGCAGGGCGCAGATGGGGTCGATCTCGGTGACCAGCACGCGCGCGCCGAAGCCGCGCATGGACTGGGCGCAGCCCTTGCCCACGTCGCCGTAGCCGACCACGACCACGACCTTGCCCGCGACCATCACGTCGGTGGCGCGCTTGATGCCGTCGGCCAGGGACTCGCGGCAGCCGTACAGGTTGTCGAACTTGGACTTGGTCACCGAGTCGTTGACGTTGACGGCCGGGAAAAGCAGTTCGCCCGCGCGCTGCATCTCGTACAGGCGGTGCACGCCGGTGGTGGTTTCCTCGGATACGCCGCGCACCTTCTTGGAAATCTCGGTCCACTTGGTCGGGTTGGCCTTCACCGAGGCGGCCAGACGGTCCATGATGATCTGGAACTCATGGACGTCGTATCCCTTGTCCGCGATGGACGGGTCGGCCTCGACCTTGACGCCCTGGTGGATAAGCAGGGTGGCGTCGCCGCCGTCATCGACAATCAGGTCCGGGCCGGAGCCGTCGGGCCAGGTCAGGGCCTGCTCGGTGCACCACCAGTAGTCCTCCAGGGTCTCGCCCTTCCAGGCGAAGACCTTGGCCATGCCGGAGTCCGCGATGGCCGCGGCGGCATGGTCCTGGGTGGAAAAGATGTTGCAGGACGCCCAGCGGATGTCCGCGCCCAGGGCGTGCAGGCACTTGATCAGCATGGCGGTCTGGATGGTCATGTGCAGTGAGCCCGTGACCTTCAGCCCCTTGAGGGGCTTTTCCTGGCCGTATTTTTCGATGATGGCCATCAGGCCGGGCATCTCGCGCTCGGACAGCTGCATCTCGGTGTGGCCCCACTCGGCCAGGGACATGTCGGCCACCTTGCTCTCGCACTTGGGATCGACGGGCATGACGTTCTTGGACATAAATACCTCCGAATAAGAGATTGTTATCGTTTTTCGGCCTCGTACAGGACCACGACGAGGCCCATGTTGACCTTGAATTCCGTAACCGAACGGATATCGAAACGGGCTTCCTCGAGCCAGCCGCACATGCTCTCGCGGGGGATGCCCAGTCGGCGATCGCCGTACTCCGAGCGCATGAGCTCATTGTCGTGCTGGTCGAACTCGGCGATGAGCAGCCGTCCGCCGATCTTGAGCACGCGCCCGGCCTCGCGGATGGCGTCCAGCGGCATGGCCAGGTGGTGCAGGACCAGGGACATGACCGTGCAGTCCGCCTCCCAGTCGCGCAGGGGCAGGTGGGTCATCTCGCCGATGCGCAGGCTCATGTGGCCGTCGCCGGAGAACCGCTCCTCGGCCAGTTCGAGCATCTTGGGCGAGTTGTCCACGCCGATGACCGAGCGCGACGACCGGGCCAGGATCTCGAGCATGTCGCCCGTGCCGCAACCGATGTCCGCGGCGCAGTCGCACTCGGGCAGCCGGGCCTGGATCTCGCGGCCCAGGTCCAGATCGCCCAGGACCTCGGCGGTCATGCGGTCCCACTCGGGCGCGATGTCGTCGAAGAACTGGCGGGTGGCCGCCGTACGTTCCAGGATGACCTTCTCGGCCCGGTTCCGGTCCCGCTTGAGCTCGGGCTCGCCGGACATGAGCTCGCGCACGCCGTTCAGAAACGCCCGGCCCGGCCCGTCCTCACTGACCCGGTAAAAGGCCCACAGCCCCTCGCGGCGCACGCCCACCAGCCCGGACTCTGACAAAATCTTGAGGTGCCGCGAAATCCGCGACTGCCCCATCTCCATGACCTGGACGATTTCACCCACGTTGAGCTCGTATTCCAGCAGGACATTGACCAGGCGCACCCGGGTCTCATCCGACAACGCTTTGCAATACTTTATTATTTCCATTCGCTTCGCTCTATATCAGGATATCTTGATATACGGAACAGCCCATATCTACCCAAGAAGGACTCACCGGTCAAGGCGCTTTTCAGTTCGACATGTTGACATTTGTTCGTATATGATGAATAGATTTATTGATACGCATAAATAAAAGCATCTTTTGCAACCGGCATCGAGGGGGGTACGTCATGCAGGATAAGATGCACGAGCCCGATGAGACCGACACGGTTTCCTCGGGAGCGAACGATCATGCTCCGGAAACAGCCACGGGGGACGGACGTACGGCCGTCGTAACGTCCGAAAATTGCGCCTGCGGCGACAACCTCTCCTCGCCAGGGCAGGGAGAGGACTTGAATTCCGGCTGCTCATTCGTGGTCACAACCTTTCCCGAGCATATCAGCATATTCTTCGGCTTCCGAAAAGCGCCGTATCTTTTCTGGCTCATAGTGAGCGTGCTCCTGCTCATCGCGAGGATTCTGTCCATGGTTCTCTGCGACGAGGAGAACGGACGCTTTGCGGTCAACATCGTCAAATCCATCTTGCCGGGCGTATTGGCTATCTTGATCATCCATTACTCCAGACAGGCGAAAAATGTCGCCAACGCCTTCTGCGAACTCTTTACCCATGCGCACAAAGAGAGAATGATCAAAGATGTCAACCGGCGTATCCGCTTAGTCTTTAACAATCGCTACATGCTCATTACCGGTGCCGTTCTCACCGTCCCCTTTTGCCTGTTCCTGCAATCCACGCAAATCTACCCGACCCCCACCCACAACATCATACACAAGGCTGGCGTCCGAGACCGACTGAGCGTCAACGTCGGCCTGACCAAATACCGCACGCTTCCGCAGGACGTGGTTGCGAACGCAGCGGTGAGCGAAGCGGAGAACGGCAAAACGGGCGGACAGGCCATCTTGGCCAAGGACCCGGCCATCTGGGGTTGGGTGCAACTGCCGCTGGGCAAGGTCATCCATTTGGCCGCAGAATTTGATGCTGAAAAGGACAAGGGAGAAAAGTGGTACAAGTTCCTCACCGACCCACCTCAGGAAACTTACGCCCCCCATCTTCCGACCCCGACCCATGACGAAGACCTGGGATTGGTGGTGGACGAAAATAGGCGAGCCGAAATCGACCCCGAATGGGATCAATATTTCGGAAAGAAGAACAAGGCATACCAGCCCCTGACCGCGAAAGAAAACACTGCCGCCAAGAAAAACCGTGCTCAACACCTGATGCTACTTGGCGACTTCTACTTCAACACTCCTGTAGACGACCTCTGGGCATACTCGCAATGGACATACCAGTCCGTCATGCTGCTGCTCCTGTTCCTGGGGGGAGCCATGATATGGTGTGTCGGATCCATCATCGTCGTCACCTGGAACATCGGCAGGTGTCCTCCTGACGAGGACGTAAACCCGTTTTCCCGGATGGATCTTACGTTTTATCCTCATCCAGGGGAAAGTATCGGGGCCGCCGGAGACCTTTTGTGGCAAATCGCCTTTATTACCGGTTCCATCTATTCTTTGGTCATGGTCTGCCAATTCTTCGCTCAACCGGATACACGGTCCATGATCCTTGCAGGCATGTTCAGCCCTTTGGTCGTCATCCTGTTCATCGTCCCGCAGTACAACCTGCACAAGCTCATGGTCGATGCAAAATATCGCAAGATAAGTGAGTTGGACGAGACGTTGTCCAAGTCGCTGGAAGCGATAAATCCGAAATCGTCTCCCGATGATATCAACAGAGCCAGAAACATCCTGCTGCTACAAAAAATCATGTCCGAGGCGAACGACTGGCCGTGCGATCTAAAATCCATCGCCATGGTGGTTAGTAGCGTCATCATACCAGTATTCATGGCTATTTTTACATTGTACGACCACTTCAAGTAGCGCCCTCATTCCTCCGGCAACGGCCCGCCCGAGGAAACCGTTGCCGGAGGAATGAGAGGGCATTGCTCTTCTTTTGTGGATTGCCTCCGACGCCCTCCTTCTGAAAAGGGTTATCGGAAACATCCAAAATGGTTGGTGCCGCTTCGCGAGGAACGTGCGCAATACAATGCTCCTCCTTTGTCGCATTGCCTCGCCCTCGCCCGCAGGCCTCCTCGCCATGCAGCGCACCTCGTCTCATTTTGCAAACTTTGTACGGCCGGGTTTATGCTTGCGAAAGCCGGAGGATTTTTGCGATAGTATGCTAGGACATTCGCCAAGCCGGCTGGCGAAACGCGGCATGGACTCCATCGGCCGGACAAGGAGCTGGGCATGTTCAAAAAGATTTTGTTGGCGGTGACCCCGCAGATCGATACGCAGACCGCGCCCAGGGCGGCCTTTGAGTTGGCCCGTTCACGCAATGCGGAAGTGGTCCTGTTCCACTCCCTGCCCCTGGAGCGGGACGCGTGGTGCTGTTTTGACGACCAGACGGACCGGGACCGGCTGCTGGCCGCGACCGAGGCCAAGATAGCGGAATTCTACAAGGACGATCTCAAGGACATCCGCCACTCCATCCGGGTGTCCACGGGCAACGCGCACGAGCGGATGCTCAAGATCATCCACGCCGAGGACATCGACCTCATCGTCATGGGCCACCACACCCAGCCGCCTCACCGTGCGGACCGCATGTGGGGCGTGGTGGACACGACCATCCGCAAGGTCTGCGCCAACGTGTTCTGCCCGGTCATGGTGGTCACCAACCCCGTGCCCGCCGGGGCTCGGATCAAGCGCATCGTCATGGCCACGGACTTTTCCACCCCGTCGGATTCGGCCCTGTGCTACGCGGTGCAGATGGCTTCGTCCTTCGGCGCGCACCTGGACATCTTCCACGTCCTGGACGTGGGCCAGGTCACGCCCAACCCGGCCTACTACATGCAGTCCATGCAGGTTTTCATCGACAAGGCCGTCGGCCGCATGCAAAGCCGGTACGCCCGGGCGCTGGAAGGCGTCAGCCACGAATTCCACTGCTGGGAGGGCGTGCCGTACGTGGAGATCCTCAAGCAGGCCCGCTGGCAGGAGGCGGACATGGTCATCATGGCCCAATACTCGTCCAGCGAGGACCACGCCAAGCCCTCGGTGGGATCCACCACCATCCAGGTGGCGCTCTCGCCGGGCTGCCCGTCCGTACTGGTCAATTACCGCGCCCGCACATGCATCTAGGAGGGAGTATGGCCCGCATCGCCCACGTTCTCGCCTGCCTGGCCTGCCTGCTGCCGGTCTGCGCCTGCGGCGTGCCCATGCAGCGGGTCCCGGTGTCCACCGATCCGCTGGGCGCGACCGTGTACGCGGACGGTGAAAAGAAGTGCTCGGCCACACCCTGCTCGGTCAACCTGGACCGGCAATCCGACCACCTGCTGACTATCGTCAAGGACGGATACGAGCAGGAGGAGATTGTGCTGCGCCGCCGGTTCAAACCGGAAAGGGCCATCCGCGACGGGGTCGTTTCCGGGATGATCCTGGGCGACGGCCCGGGGGGCGTGGCCTCCCGAACGGCCAAGAAGGTGGACGAGCAGGAGCGCACCGGCGAGGCCTACGAGCTCGAACCGTCCATCGTGACCATCAAACTGACGCCCAAGGGCGCGGGAATCTGATCCATGGCTTATCGACGCACGACCGACCGCCCCGGGCGGCGGCGGAAGACCCAGCGCGTGGGCGAGGCCCTGCCCACCCTGCTCAGGGGGCTGGACAGGGCGGGCGGCCGCGACCTGGTCCGGCTCTGGCGGGCCTGGGACGAACTGCTCGGCGACGTGGCCGGCATGGCCCGGCCCCTGGGACATCGCGGCGGGCGGCTGGTCCTGGCCGCTGACGACCCCATCGTCATGCAGGAGGCCCAATTTCTCGGCCCGATGATCCTTGAGCGGGTCAACGGTTTTTTGGGCAAGGAAGTCTTTGACAAGGTGGTATTCGAACTGCTAAACGGCAGAGTTCCTTTGGACGGAGAGATCCGGCCGGAGGCCCCTGAGCCTCCGAGGAAACTTAAAAAACCTGAGAAGTTAGGCAGCCTAAATGGGAAGCTGGACCCGGATTCGCCAGTCGGCAGATGTTACCGGGCATACCAGCGCATGTTTGACGACTCGTAAACGAATTCCGCCGCAGGGCATTTTTTAAGGAGTACACCATGAGTGAAGAAGTAAAAGAGATTTCCTTTGACGAGCTTGGCCTGACCAAGCCGCTGGAAAAGATGACCGCCAAGGAGCTGCGTGCCCTGTGCATGGAGAAGCTCCCCATGATCACCGGTGCTTCCGGCAAGGAAAAGGATGAGCTGGTCGCCGAGATCAAGGAAGTCTTCGGCATCGTCGACGAGGAGCAGATCTCCCCGTACAAGAAGCAGATCCACGAGATCAAGCGGCAGATCCGCGCCCTGCGCGTGCAAAAGAGCGAGACCGAGGGCCGCGCCCAGCGCGACCGCCTGCGCCGTCAGATCACCAAGCTGAAGAAACGCACCCGTCGGCTCGCCCGCGCCGTGTAAATTCCGCAAAAAAGAAGTTGACATAAAGAGGCCCAACCCTTAAATCAACTTCTCGCTGCTGGGCTGTCGTTCAATTGGCAGGACGACGGGTTCTGGCTCCGTTAATCAAGGTTCGAGTCCTTGCAGCCCAGCCAAATTTGCGTCCCCATCGTCTAGCCTGGTCCAGGACGGCGGCCTTTCACGCCGTTAACAGGGGTTCAAATCCCCTTGGGGACGCCATTAAGCCAGTTGAAGGCCTTGCGCATACCGCGCAAGGCCTTTTTCTTTGTCCGGCTGACACAGCCAACCGGCGCCCGCCCCGAACACTGCCCTTCCCGCCCCGTGCTTCCAACCGACCTCTTCCCCCGCCTCCATTATGCCTGTTCCGACATAATTGTGCGGAATCATTGTATTGTTTTGTTCATTTGCTTCGGTTTCAACCTGTCCATAGGTTGAAAATGGCGCGGAAGCCCGGCGATCGCGGAAGGGTCGACAGCCCCCTTTGAAACGTGGAGGCGTGAAGGCCGCCGAGCCGGTTCCCCTCGGGAACATCTTCCGAGGGACGCGACCAGAGGGAAGGCATGCACGCTATTGGAACCACATATCACCCCGGGCCGGTGCCGCCGGTCCGGCGATACTGAGGGGGGCCGCATGGGCGCCGGGTCCGGTTTCCTTCTCCGCACGCTCGCGGGAGCGTCCTCTAACCGCACACGCCGCACTCCGCCGGTTCTCCGGGCCGGTGTCCTTCCTCTTCCCCTTTCCCGGCATCCCTTCCGCCGTCCCATCCCTGGTTTCGCGCCCGTTTCGAGAGCAACCCGCACGTGCGGGATTCGCCATACAGTCGATGGAGGATTCAATGTCCGAATCAATGCGTAACGCGACGCCATCCGACCCTGCGGCCGCCCGCGCCCCGTTCTCGGGACTCGGGCAGGCCATGCGGGCGGTGGAGGCCGTGGCCCTGTCCTATAGCCCCCGCTGGGAGGAGGAGCCCGCCGCCGTGCGGCCGGTCCGCCCGCGGCCGGCCGAGGCATACGGCTACGACCTGCAATGCCGTCTGTGCAGGGAAACGCGGGCCGGATGACCATCTAACCAAAGGAGTGGATATGAGCGTCAACAGAAGAAGCTTTCTCAAACTGGCCGCAGTGGCCGCCGCGTCGTCGGCGTTCGGCGGGTTGGGATTCGCGGCCGATGCCAAGGCCGTGGACCGGATCGCCATGCTGCAGCCCAAATGGAGCAAGCAGACCACCTCGGTATGCTGCTATTGCGCCGTGGGCTGCGGCCTGATCGTCAACACCGACCTCAAGACCAAGCGGGCCGTCAACGTCGAGGGCGACCCGGACCATCCCATCAACGAGGGCGCGACCTGCGCCAAGGGCGCGTCCATCTGGCAGTTGGCCGAGAATCGGGAGCGCCCGCCCCGCCCGCTGTACCGCGCTCCCTACTCGTCCGAGTGGAAGGAGGTCTCCTGGGACTGGGCGCTGGGTGAGATCGCGAAAAGGGTCAAGAAGACGCGCGACGAGAGCTTCACCGAAAAGAACGCCAAGGGACAGGTGGTCAACCGCTGCAACGGGCTGGCCTCGGTCGGCTCGGCGGCCATCGACAACGAGGAGTGCTGGACCTTCCAGGCCATGCTCCGCGCCCTGGGCCTGGTCTGGATCGAACACCAGGCGCGCATCTGCCACAGCTCCACCGTGGCGGCGCTGGCCGAGACCTTCGGCCGCGGAGCCATGACCAACCACTGGAACGACATCGCCAACAGCGACTGCGTCCTGGTCATGGGCAGCAACGCCGCAGAAAACCACCCCATCTCCTTCAAGTGGGTGACCAAGGCCATGACCCGGGGAGCCAAGCTCATCCACGTGGACCCGCGCTTCACCCGCACCTCGGCCAAGGCCGACCTGTACTGCCAGCTGCGCGCCGGTTCGGACATCGCCGTGCTCGGCGGGTTGATCAAGTACATCCTGGACAACGACCTGATCCAGCGCGACTACGTGGTCAGCCACACCAACGCGACCTTCATCGTGGGCGACAAGTTCACCTTCGACGACGGCCTGTTCTCCGGCTACACCAAGAACGGCGACGACAAGGACTACGCCGGGTCCTACGATAAATCCCAGTGGGCCTTTGAAAAGGATGCCGACGGGCTGCCCAAGAAGGACCCGACCCTCAAGCATCCCCGCTGCGTCTACAACCTGCTCAAGAAGCACTACGCCCGCTACGATGTGGACAAGGTGGTCGGCACATCGGGCATCGACAAGGAAAACCTGCTCGAATTCTACAAGCTCTTCGCGGCCACGGGCAAGCCGGACAAGGCCGGGACCATCATGTACGCCATGGGCTGGACCCAGCACACCGTGGGCGTGCAGTACATCCGGACCATGGCCATGGTCCAGCTGCTGCTCGGCAACATCGGCGTGGCCGGGGGCGGGGTCAACGCCCTGCGCGGCGAGTCCAACGTCCAGGGGTCCACGGACCACTGTCTGCTGTGGCACATCCTGCCCGGCTACCTGGCCACCCCCAACGCGGCCCTCGACTCGTATGAAAAATACGTGACCGCCAAGGCCAAGCCGCACCTGGAAGGAGCCAAGGACCCCAAGAGCGCGGCCTGGTGGCAGTACTATCCCAAGTACATGGCCAGCTTCCTCAAGGCCATGTATCCCGAGGCCTCGCTGGACGACGGCTACCACTGGCTGCCCAAGGCCGAGGACGGCGAGACCTACACCTGGCTCCAGTTGTTCGAGCACATGGACAAGAAGGCGTTCACCGGACTCTTCGCCTGGGGCATGAACCCGGCCTGCGGCGGAGCCAACGCGGGCAAGAACCGCAGGGCCATGGCCAACCTGGACTGGATGGTCAACGTCAACATCTTCGACAACGAGACCGGCTCCTTCTGGCGCGGCCCGGGCGTCGATCCCAAGCAGATCAAGACCGAGGTCTTCTTCCTGCCGTGCTGCGTGTCCATCGAGAAGGAGGGGTCCGTGACCAACTCCGGCCGGTGGATGCAGTGGCGCTACCAGGGGCCGACCCCCAGGGGCGAATCCAAGTCCGACGGCCACATCATGACCGAGCTGTTCGAGGCCATCCGGAAACTGTACGCAAAGGAAGGCGGGGCCTTCCCCGAGCCCATCAAGTCTCTGTCCGTGGAGATGTGGAAGAAGGACGGGGAGTACAATGCCCACAACGTGGCCAAGCTGATCAACGGCTACTTCCTCAAGGACGTGACCATCAAGGGCAAGACCTACAGGAAGGGCACCCTGGTGCCGAGCTTCGCCCTGCTCCAGGATGACGGCTCCACCGCCTCGGGCAACTGGCTGTACTGCAACTCCTACACCGAGGACGGCAACCGGGCCGCCCGCCGCAGCACGGAGCAGACCCCGGAGCAGGCAAAGATCGGGCTGTTCCCCAACTGGTCGTGGTGCTGGCCGGTCAACCGTCGGATCATCTACAACCGGGCCTCCTGCGACAACACGGGCAAGCCCTACGCCCCGCAGAAGCCGGTGGTGATCTGGAACGGGGAGAAGTGGATCGGCGACGTGCCGGACGGCGGCTGGGCCCCGGGCACCAAATACGCCTTCATCATGAAGCCCCACGGCCACGGCCACGTCTTCGGACCGGGCCGGGCCGACGGTCCCTTCCCCGAGCACTACGAGCCCATGGAGACCCCGTTCAAGGCGCACGAGTTCTCGAGCCAGCTGAACAACCCCACGGCCCTGCGCTTCGCCCGCGAACCCATGGCCGTGGCCGATCCCAAGTACCCGTACGTGGCCACGACCTACCGCGTGACCGAGCACTGGCAGACCGGTCTGATGACCCGCCACACCCCGTGGCTGCTCGAGACCATGCCGCAGATGTTCGTGGAGATGAGCGAGGAGCTCGCCAAGGAAAAGGGCATCGAGAACGGCGAAAAGGTCATGGTCGAGTCCATCCGGGGCAACATCTGGGCCATCGCCATGGTCACCAAGCGGATGCACCCGCTGAAGATCATGGGCAAGACCGTGTACCAGCTCGGCATGCCGTGGTGCTTCGGCTGGCAGATGCCCCACGACGGCGGGGGCGGCGATTCGTCCAACCTGCTGACCCCGTCCGTGGGCGACCCCAACACCGGCATCCCCGAAACCAAGGTCTTCGTGGCCAACGTCCGCAAGATGTAAGGAGAACGCTATGAACGGTAAATCATTCCTGGTCGATCTGACCCGCTGCACGGCGTGCCGGGGCTGCCAGATCGCCTGCAAGCAATGGAAGAAGCTCCCGGCCGAGAAGACCATCAACTGGGGTTCGTACCAGAACCCCAAGGACCTGTCGTCCAAGACCATCCGGCTCGTCCGCTTCTCCGAGGTCGTGGACAACGGCACCCTGCGCTGGCTGTTCTTCCCGGAACAGTGCCGCCACTGTCTGGAGGCCCCCTGCTCCACCGTGCCCGACAACCCCGAGGCGATCCTCCACGACAAGGAGACCGGGGCCGTGGTCTACACCGAACTGACGGCCAAGGAGGACGGCGAATCCATCCGCATGGCCTGCCCCTACGACATCCCCAGGGTGGATCCCGAGACCAAGGTGGTGAACAAGTGCGACATGTGCATCGACCGGGTCCGGGCGGGCAAACTCCCGGCCTGCGTCCAGGCCTGCCCCACCGGGACCATGAACTTCGGCGACCGCGAGGACATGCTCAAGCTGGCCGAGGAACGGCTGGCCGCCGCCCAGGAGAAATACCCCGACGCCATGCTGGTGGACCCGGAGGAGACCCGGGTCATCTATCTGGCCGCGGTCGATCCGGCGAGCTACTACGACTACCTGGAGGCCGACGCCTCGGACGTCATGCCCGATTCCCTGACCAGAAAGCAGTTCCTGGCCAAGCTGGGCAGGCCGATCCGGACCATGCGCTCCTAGACAACCCCCGTGCCCCCGATAAGGGGGCGTGGACCCTCAGTACCGTCGGCCCGGCCCCACCGCCGGGCCGACACTTTTATGGGGAAGCCGGACTATTTCCAAAGTCCCTGTCGCATTTGCCACAACGGCTCCGGGACGGTACCGTGGCGGCGTTGTCGAAACGGCCGTTCAACACAAACGGGCAGGCGGCTTTCAGGCTGCATGCTCCCGTCGGGAGGTCAGGTGAATCGAATCGAGCGACTGCAGGGGCTGATCCTCTATCTGCAATCCAGGCGCTATGCCACGGCGGCGGACATGGCCGACCACTTCGGCCTGAGCGTGCGGACCATCTACCGCGACCTCAAGGCCCTGGGCGAGGTGGGGGTGCCCATCCTGGCCGAGTCGGGCGTGGGCTACTCCCTGATGAAGGGGTACAGTCTGCCGCCCGTGAACTTCACCAAGGCCGAGGCCTTCGCCCTGGTCACCGGCGGCCTGCTTCTGCAGCGCCATGCGGCCCCGGACTTCCGCAGGCACATGGAAACGGCCCTGCGGAAGATCAAGGCCGCCCTGCCCGCCGCCGAACGGGCCGAGACGGACCGGATCGAGAACAGCATGGCCAGCATCGCCCAGGCCGCCGTCCCGGAGCAGGCCGACCTCTCGCTCATCCAGCGGGCCCTGGGCACGCACCGGGTCCTGCGCTTCCAATACCAGGGATACGGCAAGACCGAGGCCGAGACGCGCGAGGTCGAGCCGCGCGGCCTGCTCTACTATCTCGGCCGCTGGCACCTCATCGCCTGGTGCCGGTCGCGCGGGGGATTCCGGGATTTCCGCACCGACCGGATGCGCGGCCTGGAGATTCTGCCCCAGGGGTTCACCCCGGGCGAGGAGTTCGACCCGGCCGCCTACGTGCGCGAGCACATGCCCGCCCCGGACCTGCTGGTGCGGGCGCGGTTCGAGGCGGACGTCCTGGACAGGGCCCGGCGGGAATGGTGGATGGGGCTGGTGGAGGAGCGAATCGAGGCCGACAGCGGCGAGTTGGTCCTGCGCACCCCGGATCTCGAGACCGTCGCCTCCTGGCTGCTCTCCTTCGGCGCTTCGGCCACCGTGCTCGACCCGCCCCGGCTCCGCCAGATGCTGGCCGAGCGGGCGGAGGCCGCCGCCGCGCACCATCGCCGCACGCCTGACCGGGCCGGCGGCCGAAAAGCCTCTAGCGCGTGAACACGATCTTGCCGCGCGTGCGCCCCTCGACCATGGTCCTGACGCCCTCTCCGGCCCGCTCCATGGGGAGCACGTCGCCGATCTGCGGGACGATGGACGCCCCCACCACCAGCCCGAGCAGGTCGCGCATCTCCTCCAGGGTGCCCATGATGGTCCCGGCGACGGTCAGCTGGTTGACGATCACCGGAAGCAGGTCCATTTCCACGCGCCGCCCGGTGGTCATGCCCATGGCGACCACGGTGCCGCCGCGTTTGACCGACGCGAGCGAATGCGCCCAGGTGGCCTTGCCCACGCTGTCGAAGACCGCATCCG
Proteins encoded:
- a CDS encoding helix-turn-helix transcriptional regulator, with the translated sequence MNRIERLQGLILYLQSRRYATAADMADHFGLSVRTIYRDLKALGEVGVPILAESGVGYSLMKGYSLPPVNFTKAEAFALVTGGLLLQRHAAPDFRRHMETALRKIKAALPAAERAETDRIENSMASIAQAAVPEQADLSLIQRALGTHRVLRFQYQGYGKTEAETREVEPRGLLYYLGRWHLIAWCRSRGGFRDFRTDRMRGLEILPQGFTPGEEFDPAAYVREHMPAPDLLVRARFEADVLDRARREWWMGLVEERIEADSGELVLRTPDLETVASWLLSFGASATVLDPPRLRQMLAERAEAAAAHHRRTPDRAGGRKASSA
- a CDS encoding 4Fe-4S dicluster domain-containing protein, producing the protein MNGKSFLVDLTRCTACRGCQIACKQWKKLPAEKTINWGSYQNPKDLSSKTIRLVRFSEVVDNGTLRWLFFPEQCRHCLEAPCSTVPDNPEAILHDKETGAVVYTELTAKEDGESIRMACPYDIPRVDPETKVVNKCDMCIDRVRAGKLPACVQACPTGTMNFGDREDMLKLAEERLAAAQEKYPDAMLVDPEETRVIYLAAVDPASYYDYLEADASDVMPDSLTRKQFLAKLGRPIRTMRS
- the fdnG gene encoding formate dehydrogenase-N subunit alpha — its product is MSVNRRSFLKLAAVAAASSAFGGLGFAADAKAVDRIAMLQPKWSKQTTSVCCYCAVGCGLIVNTDLKTKRAVNVEGDPDHPINEGATCAKGASIWQLAENRERPPRPLYRAPYSSEWKEVSWDWALGEIAKRVKKTRDESFTEKNAKGQVVNRCNGLASVGSAAIDNEECWTFQAMLRALGLVWIEHQARICHSSTVAALAETFGRGAMTNHWNDIANSDCVLVMGSNAAENHPISFKWVTKAMTRGAKLIHVDPRFTRTSAKADLYCQLRAGSDIAVLGGLIKYILDNDLIQRDYVVSHTNATFIVGDKFTFDDGLFSGYTKNGDDKDYAGSYDKSQWAFEKDADGLPKKDPTLKHPRCVYNLLKKHYARYDVDKVVGTSGIDKENLLEFYKLFAATGKPDKAGTIMYAMGWTQHTVGVQYIRTMAMVQLLLGNIGVAGGGVNALRGESNVQGSTDHCLLWHILPGYLATPNAALDSYEKYVTAKAKPHLEGAKDPKSAAWWQYYPKYMASFLKAMYPEASLDDGYHWLPKAEDGETYTWLQLFEHMDKKAFTGLFAWGMNPACGGANAGKNRRAMANLDWMVNVNIFDNETGSFWRGPGVDPKQIKTEVFFLPCCVSIEKEGSVTNSGRWMQWRYQGPTPRGESKSDGHIMTELFEAIRKLYAKEGGAFPEPIKSLSVEMWKKDGEYNAHNVAKLINGYFLKDVTIKGKTYRKGTLVPSFALLQDDGSTASGNWLYCNSYTEDGNRAARRSTEQTPEQAKIGLFPNWSWCWPVNRRIIYNRASCDNTGKPYAPQKPVVIWNGEKWIGDVPDGGWAPGTKYAFIMKPHGHGHVFGPGRADGPFPEHYEPMETPFKAHEFSSQLNNPTALRFAREPMAVADPKYPYVATTYRVTEHWQTGLMTRHTPWLLETMPQMFVEMSEELAKEKGIENGEKVMVESIRGNIWAIAMVTKRMHPLKIMGKTVYQLGMPWCFGWQMPHDGGGGDSSNLLTPSVGDPNTGIPETKVFVANVRKM